One genomic window of Sphingobacterium oryzagri includes the following:
- a CDS encoding phosphocholine-specific phospholipase C translates to MENRRSFLKKAALLAGSTAAVHMLPLSIQRALAIDAAEGSTFLDAEHIVFLMQENRSFDHCYGTLKGVRGFSDPRAVKQPNGLPVWMQQDLASYVSLPFRLDIENSKTSWMGSLPHSWKDMVHARNDGKMDMWLEAKRAGNAAFQQLPLTMGYHTRQDIPFYYALADAFTVCDQHFCSSLTGTSANRSYFWSGTIREEAHNPESTAHVDNGQINYKNVGWKTFPERLEEDGVSWKVYQNELSVPVGFVGEEEDWLANFTDNNLEFHQQYHVRFHPAHRQYMATKLQQIEQQLAELSENDDTEKKRLSTEAERLRLDLANFSEESFNRLDDFSRAIHQRAFTTNIGDPDYHRLETIAYEDQRGKKEVEVPKGDLFYQFRQDAKNGALPTVSWLVAPCRFSDHPGSPWYGAWYVSEAMDILTADPELWKKTIFILTYDENDGYFDHVPPFVPPHSERPESGALANGLHTAEEYVTLEQERKRSGNNASELESPIGLGFRVPLVIASPWTKGGRVNSEVFDLTSSLQFLEYFIAQKYNKHIVEDNLSAWRRLVCGNLTSVFAPADKVSPPALTPVDRDAYVARIYTAKDQDLPTGFVRVAAPDAAIAQQMEQNWQSPQEPGTKEACAIPYDMEVNATVDLAENTLTVTFYVGGALPKTKKIGVPFFARAGVSYAADSSPGKIWNFAVREGEPVTYSWSLDRFNGDLYHIEVYGPNGFYRSFKGSKAYKGSKLVVRQLETSTNLSIVTKDNHSAIKLRDLSYNPGERVFRAHSFHYTMDTAPSFGWYDVCLTDQADPHFNYQYAGHLETGRKSVTDPLMGQQVSQSAIRT, encoded by the coding sequence ATGGAAAACAGGCGTTCATTTTTAAAAAAAGCCGCACTACTCGCCGGATCTACCGCGGCTGTACATATGCTACCGCTGTCTATCCAACGTGCCCTGGCCATAGATGCGGCCGAAGGATCAACGTTTTTAGATGCCGAACATATTGTTTTCCTGATGCAGGAAAATCGTTCGTTTGATCATTGCTACGGTACGTTGAAAGGTGTGCGTGGCTTTAGCGATCCGCGTGCCGTAAAGCAGCCCAACGGTTTGCCTGTATGGATGCAGCAAGATTTGGCGAGCTATGTATCGCTGCCGTTTAGGCTGGATATCGAAAATTCCAAAACCAGTTGGATGGGTTCGCTACCACACAGTTGGAAAGATATGGTGCATGCACGCAACGACGGAAAAATGGATATGTGGCTGGAGGCAAAGCGCGCCGGAAATGCTGCTTTTCAGCAATTGCCTTTGACTATGGGCTACCATACGAGACAGGATATTCCGTTTTATTATGCTTTGGCCGATGCATTTACCGTATGCGATCAACATTTTTGTTCTTCGCTTACTGGAACCAGCGCGAACCGGTCATACTTTTGGTCGGGTACTATTCGTGAAGAAGCGCATAACCCGGAATCAACAGCGCATGTGGACAACGGGCAAATCAATTATAAAAATGTGGGCTGGAAAACCTTTCCTGAGCGACTCGAAGAAGACGGTGTTTCCTGGAAAGTATACCAAAATGAGCTCAGCGTGCCGGTGGGCTTCGTTGGCGAAGAAGAGGACTGGTTGGCTAATTTTACAGACAATAATCTCGAATTTCACCAACAATATCACGTTCGCTTTCACCCGGCGCATCGTCAATACATGGCGACCAAACTACAACAAATTGAACAACAACTGGCGGAGCTTTCAGAAAACGACGACACGGAGAAAAAACGCTTGAGCACGGAAGCCGAACGACTACGCCTTGATTTGGCTAATTTTTCGGAAGAATCGTTCAATCGTTTAGATGACTTTTCCAGGGCGATTCATCAAAGAGCTTTTACGACAAATATCGGAGACCCCGATTATCATCGGCTAGAAACTATTGCCTACGAAGATCAACGCGGGAAAAAAGAAGTCGAGGTGCCGAAAGGTGATCTTTTTTACCAGTTTCGCCAAGATGCCAAAAATGGTGCATTGCCCACCGTTTCCTGGTTGGTTGCCCCTTGTCGTTTTTCTGATCATCCGGGCTCGCCTTGGTATGGCGCGTGGTACGTATCCGAAGCGATGGATATTTTAACGGCCGATCCTGAACTATGGAAGAAAACCATTTTCATATTAACGTACGATGAGAACGATGGCTATTTTGATCACGTGCCGCCTTTTGTGCCGCCGCATAGTGAGAGGCCAGAAAGCGGCGCTTTAGCGAACGGTCTACACACGGCGGAAGAATACGTAACGTTGGAACAAGAACGCAAACGCAGCGGAAACAATGCTTCGGAATTAGAAAGCCCAATTGGCTTAGGTTTTCGTGTGCCACTGGTTATTGCATCGCCCTGGACAAAAGGCGGACGCGTGAATTCAGAAGTGTTTGATCTAACCTCATCGTTGCAGTTTTTAGAATATTTTATAGCGCAGAAATACAATAAGCATATTGTTGAAGACAATTTGAGTGCCTGGCGCCGCTTGGTCTGTGGCAATTTGACTTCCGTTTTTGCGCCTGCAGATAAAGTCAGTCCGCCGGCACTTACGCCGGTCGATCGTGACGCCTATGTAGCGCGCATTTACACCGCTAAAGACCAGGATTTGCCAACAGGTTTTGTTCGTGTCGCGGCCCCCGACGCCGCTATTGCGCAACAAATGGAGCAAAATTGGCAATCGCCGCAAGAGCCTGGCACTAAAGAAGCCTGCGCTATTCCTTACGACATGGAGGTCAACGCAACGGTTGATTTAGCGGAAAATACACTCACCGTCACGTTTTATGTAGGCGGAGCTTTGCCAAAAACAAAAAAAATAGGCGTACCCTTTTTTGCGCGTGCAGGCGTTTCGTATGCAGCAGATAGCTCGCCAGGAAAAATATGGAATTTTGCCGTGCGTGAAGGTGAACCTGTAACATATAGTTGGTCCTTGGATCGATTTAACGGCGACTTATATCATATTGAAGTGTATGGTCCGAATGGTTTTTACCGCAGTTTTAAAGGGTCAAAAGCATACAAAGGCTCAAAATTAGTGGTCAGGCAGTTGGAAACGAGTACAAATTTATCGATCGTTACGAAAGATAACCATTCTGCTATCAAGTTGCGTGATCTAAGCTATAATCCGGGTGAACGAGTTTTTCGAGCACATAGCTTTCATTATACGATGGATACGGCACCGTCTTTCGGCTGGTATGATGTGTGTTTAACTGATCAGGCCGACCCACATTTTAACTACCAATATGCTGGTCATTTGGAAACTGGAAGAAAAAGCGTGACCGACCCGCTTATGGGACAACAAGTGTCACAAAGCGCCATAAGGACGTAA
- a CDS encoding Crp/Fnr family transcriptional regulator — protein sequence MAKEIVDFFRSIHPISDEALTFLLTHILPVSVKKGKFLRSPIDNTEMIYFVVKGLVRGFIKVDGQDITTWINAEGNMVGSIQNLGVDVETEEYIQALEDATLIAITRESLDEMYATFPEANIIGRKILERYYREADERSFLSRLPSAEKRYKRFAETRGTILSRVTLKYLASYLSMKVETLSRIRSKIAGK from the coding sequence ATGGCCAAAGAAATAGTAGATTTCTTTAGAAGCATCCATCCCATTTCGGATGAGGCGCTGACTTTCCTTTTAACGCATATTTTACCCGTTTCAGTGAAAAAGGGTAAGTTTTTGCGTAGCCCCATTGACAATACCGAGATGATCTATTTTGTGGTGAAGGGCTTGGTGCGCGGTTTTATCAAGGTTGACGGGCAAGATATAACGACGTGGATTAATGCCGAGGGGAACATGGTCGGAAGTATTCAGAATTTGGGCGTCGATGTGGAAACAGAAGAATATATTCAGGCCCTGGAAGACGCTACACTGATTGCCATTACGCGTGAATCACTTGATGAAATGTATGCTACATTTCCAGAAGCCAATATCATCGGGCGAAAAATCTTAGAACGCTATTATCGCGAAGCAGATGAGCGTTCTTTTTTATCCCGACTCCCTTCAGCGGAAAAGCGCTATAAGCGCTTCGCTGAAACCAGAGGAACAATATTAAGCCGTGTAACACTCAAATACCTAGCTTCCTACCTTTCCATGAAGGTCGAAACCTTATCCCGGATACGCTCCAAAATAGCCGGCAAGTAA
- a CDS encoding helix-turn-helix domain-containing protein, producing the protein MKSSLEEINIISLKKIYADQQALLADTKDDQFVVIRTLGEIDLYIGAQPYHVPADKLIFISPGKLIQFDNIDENSGYCVLFSATFFDRSDRDAEMLYSRLFFDYQEDIQITDAMRSVEEVNEIVNHRVRLFAEKGPVLYNAALRNHIESMLIEGLFGLPELLPLPAGDRLADRSLVNALLILVNRNVKKQSHVSYYANELHVTPRKLSICCRKVFNKTAKQIISDTILKKVINLLQHSGLSISQIAFEMGFTDESNFRRFLKKQTGKTAMELREQK; encoded by the coding sequence ATGAAAAGTTCCTTAGAAGAAATAAACATTATTTCATTAAAAAAGATATATGCAGATCAACAGGCGTTGCTCGCAGATACTAAGGACGATCAGTTTGTCGTCATCCGCACGTTAGGTGAAATTGACCTGTACATCGGTGCGCAACCCTACCATGTCCCGGCCGACAAGTTAATCTTTATCAGTCCGGGCAAACTGATTCAGTTTGACAATATCGATGAAAACAGCGGCTATTGTGTTTTATTTTCTGCGACTTTCTTTGACCGATCCGACAGGGATGCGGAAATGTTGTATTCCCGATTATTTTTCGATTACCAAGAAGACATCCAGATAACGGATGCAATGCGTTCTGTCGAAGAGGTTAACGAGATTGTGAACCACCGCGTCAGACTTTTCGCTGAGAAAGGTCCGGTATTATACAATGCCGCGTTACGCAATCACATCGAATCCATGTTAATCGAGGGGCTCTTTGGCTTGCCCGAACTTTTGCCTTTACCAGCGGGCGATCGGCTCGCAGATCGAAGCTTGGTTAATGCCTTGCTTATTTTGGTAAATAGAAATGTAAAGAAGCAGTCGCACGTCAGCTATTATGCTAATGAGTTGCACGTTACGCCCCGAAAACTCTCCATCTGTTGCAGAAAAGTCTTCAACAAAACGGCAAAACAGATTATCTCCGACACCATATTGAAGAAGGTGATCAATTTACTACAACACAGCGGTCTATCTATTTCCCAAATTGCTTTTGAAATGGGCTTTACCGACGAGAGCAATTTTCGCCGATTTCTAAAGAAGCAAACCGGAAAGACGGCTATGGAACTGCGCGAGCAAAAATAA
- a CDS encoding MraY family glycosyltransferase — protein MKTLLLIVPFIIAFYLGRVILPYIYLICYKKRLFDPIDKRKVHQTIVPRLGGVAFAPVQCFLMTLAVVIFYKYNFIDLGVNTAAVLPMFLLLVCGLVLLFLVGIGDDLVGINYKWKFAVQLIVASLFPLSGLWINDLYGVFFITQLPAYIGMPFTVLVVILIINAVNLIDGLDGLCSGLIAVACLVLGFMFALHGAWLHAMFAFITAGVLVPFFYFNVFGINKRKRRIFMGDTGSLTLGLSIAFLAISFAMNNPAIKPFSEGAIVAAFSTLIIPVMDVIRVMFVRRMAGKPMFMPDRNHIHHKLLDLGMTHRQAMLSIVGLSVLFAVFNSVFVNHISNNIVLAADLLLWLGFHFILNKVEFLRTAKQSSVLSKAQVLLQNTEKKPLNLPEIRIKDLQLENIN, from the coding sequence GTGAAGACATTGCTTTTAATCGTTCCATTTATTATCGCCTTTTACTTAGGTCGGGTAATTCTTCCTTACATCTATTTGATCTGTTACAAAAAGCGTTTGTTTGACCCGATCGATAAGCGTAAGGTGCACCAGACTATTGTGCCTCGTTTAGGCGGGGTGGCGTTTGCTCCGGTTCAATGTTTTTTGATGACTTTGGCGGTGGTCATTTTCTACAAATATAATTTTATCGATCTTGGTGTTAATACAGCAGCCGTACTGCCGATGTTTTTACTCTTGGTATGTGGTTTGGTTTTGTTGTTTTTAGTGGGCATCGGCGACGATCTGGTGGGCATTAACTACAAATGGAAATTTGCCGTTCAGTTGATTGTAGCGTCGTTGTTTCCTTTATCTGGCCTTTGGATCAACGATTTGTACGGTGTGTTTTTCATCACCCAGCTTCCTGCTTATATTGGTATGCCTTTCACGGTGTTGGTGGTTATTTTGATTATCAATGCGGTCAATTTGATCGATGGCTTAGATGGCTTGTGTTCAGGTTTGATCGCTGTGGCTTGTCTTGTTTTGGGCTTTATGTTTGCGCTGCATGGCGCTTGGTTGCATGCTATGTTTGCCTTTATCACAGCTGGCGTACTGGTTCCGTTTTTCTACTTTAACGTGTTTGGAATCAATAAGCGTAAACGTCGTATCTTCATGGGCGATACTGGAAGTTTAACGTTAGGCCTTTCTATCGCATTCTTAGCCATTAGCTTTGCGATGAACAATCCAGCGATCAAGCCTTTTTCGGAAGGTGCTATTGTAGCCGCTTTTTCAACCTTAATTATCCCGGTGATGGATGTTATCCGCGTGATGTTCGTGCGTCGTATGGCTGGTAAACCTATGTTTATGCCTGATAGAAATCATATTCACCACAAATTGCTGGATTTGGGGATGACGCACAGACAAGCTATGTTAAGTATTGTTGGTCTATCGGTATTGTTTGCAGTTTTCAATAGTGTATTCGTTAATCATATAAGTAATAATATTGTTTTAGCGGCTGACTTGCTGTTGTGGTTAGGTTTTCATTTTATATTAAACAAGGTGGAATTTCTACGTACAGCGAAACAATCTTCTGTGCTTTCAAAAGCACAAGTTTTATTGCAGAATACTGAAAAGAAACCATTAAATTTACCGGAGATACGGATTAAGGATCTACAACTGGAAAATATAAACTAA
- a CDS encoding MraY family glycosyltransferase → MKILVVIIPFLTAICLGRIIIPYILFVSFKKRLFDPVDARKFHQTIVPRLGGVAFSPVQCCLFILSVVVLYKVNFVDLGLNTAEVFPMFMLLLCGLVILFLVGIADDLVGVSYKWKFMAQIFVAALFPLADLWINDLYGVLFITYLPAWIGMPLTIFAVVLIINAVNLIDGIDGLCSGLILVGCLFLGVLFIYYAAWLHALFAFITAGVLIPFFYYNVFGTARRKRRIFMGDTGSLTLGFSIAFLSISFAMNNENIKPFSEGAIVTAFSTLIVPVFDVSRVLFVRWRDKLPLFKADRNHLHHKFLRTGMSHHAAMIGILALATFFCIFNLVAVQYISNNIVVLCDILLWIGFIFVWNAVEIRKKRIRAKKLDVLHG, encoded by the coding sequence ATGAAGATACTTGTAGTAATCATACCTTTTTTAACGGCTATTTGCTTAGGTAGAATTATTATACCTTATATTCTTTTTGTATCGTTTAAAAAACGTCTTTTTGACCCCGTCGACGCGCGAAAGTTTCACCAAACTATTGTTCCTCGTCTTGGCGGCGTCGCCTTTTCACCTGTACAGTGTTGCTTGTTTATCCTTTCAGTGGTTGTATTATATAAAGTCAACTTTGTCGATTTGGGCTTAAATACCGCCGAAGTGTTTCCGATGTTTATGTTACTACTTTGTGGCTTGGTGATCTTGTTTTTAGTGGGCATTGCCGACGACCTTGTTGGGGTAAGTTACAAATGGAAATTTATGGCGCAGATATTCGTTGCGGCTTTGTTTCCACTGGCTGATCTGTGGATAAATGATCTGTATGGCGTATTGTTTATCACGTACCTTCCAGCTTGGATTGGTATGCCGCTCACGATATTTGCGGTAGTGCTTATCATCAACGCGGTCAACCTGATCGATGGTATAGATGGTTTATGTTCTGGATTGATTCTGGTAGGCTGTTTGTTTTTGGGCGTGTTGTTTATCTATTACGCCGCCTGGTTGCATGCACTTTTCGCCTTTATTACGGCGGGTGTTTTGATTCCATTCTTCTATTATAATGTGTTTGGCACGGCACGCAGAAAGCGTCGTATTTTTATGGGCGATACCGGAAGTTTGACGCTGGGTTTTTCCATCGCCTTTCTTTCCATAAGTTTTGCGATGAACAATGAAAACATCAAGCCTTTTTCAGAAGGAGCAATTGTAACAGCATTCTCCACCCTCATCGTTCCAGTATTTGATGTCTCGCGTGTGCTTTTTGTGCGTTGGCGGGATAAGCTTCCGTTGTTTAAGGCCGATCGAAATCATTTACACCATAAATTTTTGCGCACTGGCATGTCACACCACGCAGCCATGATCGGTATCCTGGCACTGGCCACGTTCTTCTGCATCTTTAATTTGGTTGCTGTGCAATACATCAGCAATAATATTGTGGTACTTTGTGATATCCTGCTTTGGATCGGGTTTATTTTTGTTTGGAATGCTGTGGAAATACGCAAAAAACGTATTCGCGCTAAAAAGCTGGACGTACTACATGGCTAA
- a CDS encoding NAD-dependent epimerase/dehydratase family protein yields MKVTIIGGSGFVGTRLITELLQREEITVLNIDKNPSEHYPAITEIANVLDKDALQRLLIGTDVVVLLAAEHRDDVSPVSLYYDVNVKGTQLVLEAMEANAVKHIVFTSSVAVYGLDKENPDESAAIDPFNHYGKSKWQAEEVLQKWNASHADWIMQVVRPTVIFGEGNRGNVYNLLNQIASGKFMMIGKGENRKSMAYVGNVVAFIQFLLENKTMGSTVYNYVDKPDFTTNDLVRHTGEALGKTLSARRIPYWLGMLGGYGFDVLAAITRKKLAISSVRVKKFCAETQYDSTKAMQSGFQPPFPMEEGLRRTLHAEFGKS; encoded by the coding sequence ATGAAAGTTACAATTATTGGAGGTTCTGGATTTGTGGGCACGCGTTTAATAACGGAACTCTTACAACGCGAAGAGATCACGGTTTTGAATATCGATAAGAACCCGAGTGAACATTACCCCGCGATTACGGAAATTGCCAATGTATTGGATAAGGATGCGCTTCAACGCCTTTTGATCGGTACGGATGTCGTTGTGCTGCTTGCTGCGGAACATCGGGATGATGTTTCTCCGGTATCGTTGTACTATGATGTAAATGTGAAAGGAACGCAGCTTGTACTGGAAGCGATGGAAGCCAATGCGGTAAAGCATATTGTTTTTACAAGTTCGGTGGCGGTGTATGGGCTGGATAAAGAAAATCCGGATGAATCTGCAGCCATCGATCCGTTTAATCATTATGGGAAAAGCAAGTGGCAGGCGGAGGAAGTTTTGCAAAAATGGAACGCTTCCCATGCGGATTGGATCATGCAGGTGGTGAGACCAACAGTAATCTTCGGTGAAGGTAATCGGGGGAATGTGTACAATTTGCTCAACCAGATTGCTTCGGGAAAGTTTATGATGATCGGTAAAGGCGAAAATCGCAAATCCATGGCTTATGTGGGTAATGTGGTCGCTTTTATTCAATTTTTACTGGAAAACAAAACCATGGGCTCGACAGTTTATAACTACGTGGATAAGCCCGACTTTACTACCAATGACTTGGTTCGCCATACGGGTGAAGCCTTGGGTAAGACGCTATCTGCCCGCCGCATTCCGTACTGGTTGGGTATGCTTGGTGGATATGGCTTTGACGTATTGGCAGCAATAACACGTAAAAAGCTGGCAATTAGTTCGGTGCGCGTGAAAAAGTTTTGTGCAGAAACGCAGTATGATTCCACCAAAGCTATGCAGTCAGGCTTTCAGCCGCCTTTTCCGATGGAGGAAGGTTTGCGAAGGACATTGCATGCGGAGTTTGGGAAGTCGTAG
- a CDS encoding DUF5106 domain-containing protein produces MASFLQACQPKSTNKNVAEGQQDSLETVNNKTSANPLITFWDNYNFQDLDAINDPEKGEQLFVDFIYRFPQYDLQTVKDAIHQMLDKAQTNQEVFAFFVAQYEKYLYDPNSPMRNDLYYEPVLVYLVNSERLSSEERVKKETLLALVRKNQVGTSAADFDFVSINGQAGRLSDLSAPLTVLFFYEPGCSHCEQAIAVLGPDRRINTMIEDGSLIVLAAYPFGGRAIWKEYQRHLPSNWLNVFDEQEQVLKGQRYDLKATPTIFLLDREKRVLLKDVDVQQLLGYLQANVR; encoded by the coding sequence ATGGCGTCGTTTTTGCAGGCTTGTCAACCGAAATCAACCAACAAAAATGTTGCTGAAGGGCAGCAAGATAGTTTGGAGACAGTAAACAACAAAACAAGTGCAAATCCGCTGATCACTTTTTGGGATAATTACAATTTTCAAGATTTGGATGCTATCAACGATCCGGAAAAAGGAGAGCAGCTTTTTGTCGATTTTATTTATCGTTTTCCACAATACGACTTGCAGACTGTTAAGGATGCAATCCACCAGATGTTGGATAAAGCACAAACCAATCAGGAAGTATTTGCTTTTTTTGTTGCTCAATATGAAAAATACCTGTACGATCCCAATTCGCCTATGCGAAACGATCTATACTATGAGCCGGTTTTAGTTTACTTGGTTAATTCCGAAAGGTTGTCGTCCGAGGAGCGTGTAAAAAAAGAAACCTTGTTGGCATTAGTTCGCAAAAATCAGGTGGGCACCAGTGCTGCTGATTTTGATTTTGTTAGCATAAATGGTCAGGCTGGTCGCTTGTCCGATTTGTCAGCACCGCTTACCGTATTATTTTTTTACGAGCCAGGTTGTTCGCATTGCGAGCAGGCGATAGCGGTTTTAGGGCCTGATAGGCGTATCAATACCATGATTGAAGATGGATCACTGATCGTTTTAGCCGCTTATCCGTTTGGCGGGCGTGCTATTTGGAAAGAATACCAGCGACATTTGCCAAGTAATTGGCTCAATGTATTTGATGAGCAGGAGCAGGTGTTGAAAGGGCAACGGTACGATCTGAAAGCAACGCCAACCATTTTTTTACTGGATCGGGAGAAGCGCGTGTTGTTGAAAGATGTTGATGTGCAACAATTGCTTGGATATTTACAAGCAAACGTGCGGTAG